The Gammaproteobacteria bacterium genome has a segment encoding these proteins:
- a CDS encoding EAL domain-containing protein encodes MSEKASILIIDNDESSRRSLSLAFEQNGYEVETAETALEALEKAGGQSFEVALLEIGLPDMQGVKLVAPLRERHPNMVVIIIASHASLDTAVGTLDDGASAFVVKPLDLEEVMSTIRQALSEPPLIMKNRMLAQAAQREIAQRKHAEEALREAQTHFQHLLNASPSVTYATSVEDEHACNFVSENLLEVMGYEPGAMTSDPRFWINHVHPDDAARITREVEGALKQGGGTLEYRFQAANGKYRWTHDDFRLIRDEAGEPVKIVGSWTDITERKQAEDSLGERLKFEQLVSTISTSFVDLPISEVDKEIQHGLKRIVELLGLDRSTLYRFSDDKSRLRVVNSYATSGIKPATNLHRQDEFPWFTETLRRGEIIRISRPADVPEVAVNERAYYLREGLKANLTIPLTVGGSTLGAMALASFRSERSWPDGLVKRLRLVGEIFANALARKQAEEALRASQERLTRIYAFANDGIFIIDSEKDEIVEVNPRAAAMLEYTPEELAGMPVRRIYPKEMGHFSRIAAEIRENEQRYTREMTCQTRSGATIPVEISASTIQIGERALILAIARDITERKRAESALRASEERHRVLYDDIPSMYFTVGAKGTILSVSRFGAQQLGYTRKELVGTSIIDLFHDQDKETAKQMLEKTLSEPNRLHRWEIRKVRKHGTMLWVQETARVVKGADGQSTLLIVCEDITEARQLSEELSYQASHDVLTRLVNRREFEHRLTRTLQNARKGKNKHALCYLDLDQFKVINDTCGHVAGDELLRQLGEVLRGKVRQRDTLARLGGDEFGVLMEHCSLTQASRVANALQKAIQEFRFVWKDKRFSIGVSIGLVPIDEASEGVESVLRMADEACYAAKDAGRNRTHIYHKADTDLARRRGEMQWVSRIHRALDEDRFHLVFQPIAPIVTADDDGDHYELLLRMEGDEGRLVPPGAFLPAAERYNLSTKVDSWVVAKALEWLTSNPKHLASLAMCSINLSGHSLGEDTFLEFVVRQFNKTKIPPEKICFEVTETAAIANLSSATRFIKALKELGCLFALDDFGSGLSSFAYLKNLPVTFLKIDGSFVKNIVEDPIDFVMVNSINEIGRVMGKKTIAEFVENESILQMLREIGIDYAQGYYIGRPRLLTEMT; translated from the coding sequence ATGAGTGAAAAGGCCAGCATTCTGATCATTGACAACGACGAGAGCAGCCGTCGCAGCCTGTCGCTCGCGTTTGAGCAAAATGGCTACGAGGTCGAAACTGCGGAAACGGCGCTCGAGGCCCTAGAAAAAGCGGGAGGCCAGTCGTTTGAGGTCGCGCTCTTAGAGATCGGGCTGCCGGACATGCAAGGCGTAAAGCTTGTGGCACCATTAAGGGAAAGGCACCCCAATATGGTGGTCATTATCATTGCTAGCCATGCCTCGCTGGACACGGCGGTAGGGACATTAGACGACGGAGCATCGGCGTTCGTCGTAAAGCCGCTGGACCTAGAAGAGGTGATGTCGACAATCAGGCAGGCCCTCAGTGAGCCGCCCCTCATCATGAAGAACCGGATGCTCGCTCAGGCGGCGCAGCGGGAAATCGCCCAGCGTAAGCATGCCGAGGAAGCGCTCCGGGAGGCCCAGACACATTTCCAACACCTGTTGAATGCGAGTCCCTCCGTTACCTACGCGACGAGCGTCGAGGACGAACACGCGTGCAACTTTGTGAGCGAAAACTTGTTGGAGGTTATGGGCTATGAGCCTGGGGCGATGACCAGCGATCCGAGGTTCTGGATCAACCATGTCCACCCAGACGATGCGGCGCGTATCACCCGTGAGGTGGAGGGAGCACTCAAACAAGGTGGCGGTACGCTCGAATATCGCTTTCAGGCCGCCAACGGCAAGTACCGCTGGACCCATGATGACTTTCGTCTGATCCGCGACGAAGCCGGGGAACCAGTTAAAATTGTCGGCTCGTGGACGGACATCACCGAGCGCAAACAGGCGGAGGACTCACTTGGGGAGCGTTTAAAATTTGAGCAGCTTGTCTCAACGATCTCCACGAGCTTTGTCGACCTGCCGATCTCAGAAGTCGACAAGGAAATCCAGCACGGTTTGAAGCGCATTGTGGAGCTTTTGGGCCTCGACCGCAGCACTCTATACCGGTTTTCGGATGATAAGTCCCGACTTCGGGTAGTAAATTCCTATGCTACCTCTGGAATCAAGCCGGCAACGAACCTCCATAGGCAGGACGAATTTCCCTGGTTTACCGAAACACTGCGTCGTGGTGAGATTATTCGTATATCGCGGCCGGCGGATGTGCCGGAGGTCGCAGTTAATGAGCGGGCCTACTATTTGAGGGAGGGACTCAAGGCCAACCTGACCATCCCCTTGACGGTGGGCGGTTCGACTCTGGGCGCAATGGCACTGGCGTCATTTCGTTCGGAACGAAGCTGGCCTGACGGGCTTGTCAAACGACTGCGACTCGTCGGGGAAATCTTTGCCAACGCCTTAGCGCGCAAGCAGGCAGAAGAAGCACTACGCGCAAGTCAGGAACGCCTTACACGAATCTATGCCTTCGCCAATGACGGCATCTTCATCATCGATTCGGAGAAGGACGAGATCGTTGAAGTGAACCCGAGGGCAGCTGCGATGCTGGAGTACACACCTGAGGAACTGGCCGGAATGCCGGTCCGTCGGATCTACCCGAAGGAGATGGGCCATTTTAGCCGTATTGCGGCTGAGATACGTGAGAATGAGCAGCGCTATACCCGCGAGATGACCTGTCAGACAAGATCGGGGGCAACGATCCCAGTCGAGATCTCAGCGTCGACGATCCAAATTGGCGAGCGGGCTTTGATACTGGCGATTGCACGTGACATTACAGAACGCAAGCGAGCCGAGAGTGCGTTGCGGGCCAGCGAAGAAAGACATCGCGTCTTGTATGACGACATTCCCTCGATGTACTTCACCGTCGGTGCAAAAGGGACCATCTTATCCGTCAGTCGTTTTGGTGCTCAGCAGCTTGGCTACACGCGAAAGGAACTCGTTGGCACCTCCATTATTGATTTGTTTCACGACCAAGATAAGGAAACGGCCAAGCAGATGCTGGAGAAGACGCTGAGCGAGCCGAATCGCTTGCACCGTTGGGAGATCCGCAAGGTGCGCAAGCACGGGACCATGCTGTGGGTTCAGGAAACGGCTCGGGTCGTGAAAGGTGCCGATGGTCAATCAACCCTGTTGATCGTATGTGAGGACATCACAGAGGCTCGCCAGCTATCCGAAGAGCTTTCCTACCAGGCCAGTCACGATGTCTTAACGCGACTGGTTAATCGCCGGGAATTTGAACACCGTTTAACGCGCACGTTACAGAATGCGCGCAAAGGCAAAAACAAGCACGCCCTGTGCTACTTAGACCTCGACCAGTTCAAGGTCATCAATGACACCTGTGGGCATGTTGCCGGTGATGAATTACTGCGGCAACTTGGCGAGGTCTTGAGGGGGAAGGTAAGGCAACGCGACACCTTGGCCCGCTTAGGGGGAGATGAGTTCGGAGTCTTGATGGAACACTGCTCATTGACGCAAGCGAGCCGGGTTGCCAATGCATTGCAGAAGGCAATTCAAGAGTTTCGGTTCGTCTGGAAAGACAAACGTTTCAGCATTGGCGTCAGCATCGGCTTGGTGCCCATCGACGAAGCCAGTGAAGGTGTGGAAAGTGTATTAAGGATGGCCGATGAAGCGTGTTACGCCGCCAAGGACGCCGGACGCAATCGAACGCATATTTACCACAAGGCCGATACCGATCTGGCAAGGCGACGTGGGGAAATGCAATGGGTCTCTCGGATCCACCGGGCACTCGACGAGGATCGCTTCCATCTGGTATTCCAGCCTATCGCGCCTATCGTCACAGCGGATGATGACGGCGATCATTATGAACTCCTGCTTCGGATGGAAGGTGACGAAGGGCGTCTTGTGCCGCCGGGCGCCTTTCTCCCTGCAGCGGAGCGTTACAACCTCTCAACGAAGGTCGACAGCTGGGTCGTCGCCAAGGCGCTTGAGTGGCTGACGAGCAACCCGAAGCACTTGGCAAGCTTAGCCATGTGCTCCATTAACCTATCCGGCCACTCCCTGGGGGAGGATACGTTTCTTGAATTCGTCGTCCGTCAATTCAACAAGACAAAAATTCCACCGGAGAAGATCTGCTTTGAGGTAACAGAGACAGCGGCCATTGCAAACCTCTCGAGCGCAACCCGATTTATTAAAGCACTGAAAGAGCTTGGCTGCCTGTTTGCGCTAGATGATTTCGGGAGTGGTCTGTCCTCGTTTGCATATCTTAAGAACCTGCCAGTGACCTTCCTAAAGATCGACGGCTCGTTTGTGAAAAACATTGTGGAGGATCCCATCGACTTCGTTATGGTTAACTCGATCAATGAGATTGGACGGGTAATGGGTAAGAAAACGATTGCCGAGTTCGTTGAGAATGAGTCTATCTTGCAGATGCTTCGAGAGATTGGGATCGATTACGCCCAGGGCTATTACATTGGCCGCCCACGACTCTTGACGGAAATGACGTGA
- a CDS encoding 2'-5' RNA ligase family protein has protein sequence MLPRVAYWLMPSDRGRPPFQKMINTLANTYGAPVFEPHVTIFVGERSDNESLGDVIEEATAGMEGVWLRIDRIGHTSDFTKTLFVQFHPSHRLSALSDALRQRLAKPSDYVLDPHLSLIYHSMSEAEKEKVAASLIIPEPNIYFDEVRAIATPISVRDRQDVESWKLLYRKRLEAVESSPR, from the coding sequence ATGCTGCCAAGAGTGGCCTACTGGCTGATGCCGTCGGATAGGGGTCGGCCGCCTTTCCAAAAGATGATCAACACCTTAGCGAACACCTATGGTGCACCGGTGTTTGAACCCCATGTGACGATCTTTGTAGGGGAGCGCAGTGACAATGAATCGCTTGGGGATGTGATTGAGGAGGCAACCGCCGGGATGGAAGGCGTTTGGCTTCGTATCGATCGCATTGGTCATACAAGTGATTTTACGAAGACGTTATTCGTGCAGTTTCATCCATCACACAGGCTGAGTGCCTTATCAGACGCCTTGAGGCAACGCTTGGCAAAGCCATCTGATTATGTCCTTGATCCACATCTGAGCTTGATCTATCACTCGATGAGTGAGGCGGAAAAGGAGAAGGTCGCTGCGTCATTGATCATCCCTGAACCCAATATTTACTTTGATGAAGTGCGGGCAATCGCAACGCCAATATCTGTCAGGGACAGGCAAGATGTCGAAAGCTGGAAATTACTCTATCGCAAGAGACTAGAAGCGGTGGAGAGTTCCCCACGATAA
- a CDS encoding DUF992 domain-containing protein, translated as MKLSNLNMSNLLSTRWSRFIATTVFLPVIVATLAVVSTMEANAAPGLQVGVLTCESVPGTRFNMLIHSSVDVECVFNYGGVEEQYYGETGIGIGLDLKSVGDEQIAYMVFALSGDVEPGAHALAGDYIGGKASAAAGVGVGAAVLVGGGDKNFSLQPLALETSTGFGASAGVSYLSIWPADKE; from the coding sequence ATGAAACTTAGCAATTTAAATATGAGTAATCTGTTGAGTACCCGTTGGTCGAGGTTTATAGCGACCACGGTTTTTCTGCCTGTCATCGTCGCCACACTGGCTGTGGTATCTACGATGGAGGCCAATGCAGCGCCCGGCCTCCAGGTTGGGGTGCTGACCTGTGAAAGCGTCCCCGGTACGCGTTTCAATATGCTCATTCACTCCTCCGTGGATGTTGAATGCGTCTTCAACTACGGTGGCGTCGAAGAGCAGTATTACGGCGAGACAGGTATCGGGATCGGACTTGATCTAAAGTCGGTGGGCGATGAGCAAATCGCATACATGGTGTTTGCTCTCTCCGGCGATGTCGAACCCGGTGCGCATGCGCTCGCAGGTGATTACATTGGCGGGAAAGCCAGTGCCGCGGCAGGCGTCGGTGTGGGCGCCGCGGTTCTCGTCGGCGGTGGCGACAAGAATTTCAGCTTGCAGCCACTGGCCCTTGAGACCAGCACGGGCTTCGGTGCCTCAGCAGGTGTGAGCTATCTCTCGATCTGGCCGGCCGACAAGGAGTAA
- a CDS encoding M48 family metallopeptidase has product MFKALSVALVSALILVSCATSPLGRQQLVIFSEAQMDAMGLEAFQGIKAEEPIEQDKHINAYVDCVANAITQEMGGNWEVVVFKDDRPNAFALPGRKIGVHRGLLTVAENQDQLAAVLGHEVAHVLSHHSNERVSQQFAVHTGLSVASAVANPHSASGEALMGALGVGAQYGVLLPYSRVHESEADLYGLDLMAEAGFDPQESVNLWVNMSEAGGGQPPEFLSTHPSHGTRIHDLEARMPDAIQLRDQARAQGKNPQCEQQQ; this is encoded by the coding sequence ATGTTTAAAGCGCTGTCAGTCGCTCTCGTTAGCGCACTTATTCTCGTGAGTTGTGCTACGTCTCCACTGGGGCGGCAACAACTCGTGATCTTTTCGGAAGCACAGATGGATGCGATGGGACTGGAAGCGTTTCAGGGCATTAAAGCAGAAGAACCCATTGAGCAGGATAAGCATATTAACGCGTACGTTGACTGTGTCGCCAACGCCATAACGCAAGAAATGGGGGGCAACTGGGAAGTGGTTGTATTCAAGGATGATAGACCCAATGCCTTCGCGCTCCCGGGTCGCAAGATTGGGGTTCATAGGGGTTTGTTAACCGTTGCCGAGAATCAAGATCAACTGGCCGCTGTGCTTGGTCATGAAGTGGCGCATGTGTTGTCCCATCACAGCAATGAGCGGGTTTCGCAACAGTTTGCCGTGCATACGGGGCTGAGTGTTGCTAGCGCTGTGGCAAACCCGCACAGCGCGTCGGGTGAGGCGTTGATGGGTGCGCTCGGTGTAGGGGCGCAGTATGGCGTCTTGCTCCCCTATAGCCGCGTTCATGAAAGCGAAGCCGACCTGTATGGCCTGGATCTCATGGCTGAGGCGGGTTTTGACCCGCAGGAAAGCGTCAACTTATGGGTCAATATGAGCGAAGCCGGCGGGGGACAGCCCCCCGAGTTTCTGTCCACCCATCCATCCCATGGCACCCGGATCCATGATCTCGAAGCGCGCATGCCGGATGCCATCCAACTGCGCGACCAGGCCCGCGCCCAAGGCAAAAATCCCCAATGTGAGCAGCAGCAATAA
- the cysS gene encoding cysteine--tRNA ligase, which yields MLTIYNSITRKKEPFKPLEAGKVRMYVCGLTVYDYSHLGHARAMVIFDMVVRYLRARRYDVTYVRNITDIDDKIINRANENKEDISELTARFIKAMHEDTAALGVEMPDAEPRATQHIDQIINMINKLMENGYAYAADNGDVYYDVSRFPSYGKLSGKRPEELRAGARVAVEEAKDDPLDFVLWKAAKPNEPSWESPWGPGRPGWHIECSAMSTHCLGNHFDIHGGGQDLQFPHHENEIAQSEGATGKPFVNVWMHNGFVRVDDEKMSKSLGNFFTVREVLAKYHPEEVRYFILSSHYRSPLNYSKEHLDGAKAALTRFYTALRGLPKMHDEGEDVHADRFFAAMDDDFNTPEAIAVLFDLAHEINRVRERDPVKAGQLATTLRGLGEILGLLQDDPEAFLKRAEAGADQSILVEMIEQLIVQRDEARKHKAWAESDRIRVLLAEKGIVLEDAASGTTWRRS from the coding sequence ATGTTAACGATCTACAACAGCATCACCCGTAAGAAAGAACCGTTTAAACCGCTTGAAGCCGGTAAAGTGCGAATGTATGTCTGCGGATTGACGGTATACGATTATTCGCACCTCGGACATGCGCGCGCCATGGTCATATTCGATATGGTGGTGCGTTATCTTCGTGCCCGTAGATACGATGTAACGTACGTACGCAACATCACAGACATCGACGACAAGATCATTAACCGCGCCAACGAGAACAAAGAAGATATCAGTGAATTGACGGCGCGCTTCATTAAAGCCATGCACGAAGATACGGCGGCGCTGGGCGTTGAGATGCCGGATGCGGAACCTCGCGCAACCCAGCATATCGATCAGATCATTAACATGATCAATAAGCTAATGGAAAACGGATACGCCTACGCCGCCGATAACGGCGATGTCTATTATGATGTAAGCCGTTTTCCATCCTATGGAAAGTTATCAGGCAAACGCCCGGAAGAACTTCGCGCAGGTGCCCGCGTCGCGGTGGAAGAGGCCAAGGATGACCCGCTTGATTTTGTCCTATGGAAGGCGGCCAAACCCAACGAGCCCAGTTGGGAGTCGCCCTGGGGCCCAGGTAGGCCAGGTTGGCATATCGAGTGTTCCGCCATGTCCACGCACTGCCTCGGTAATCATTTTGATATTCATGGTGGCGGTCAGGATCTGCAATTTCCTCACCATGAAAACGAGATCGCCCAATCGGAAGGGGCAACGGGCAAGCCCTTCGTAAATGTGTGGATGCACAACGGTTTCGTGCGCGTAGATGATGAAAAGATGTCGAAGTCCCTCGGCAACTTCTTCACGGTTCGCGAGGTGTTGGCGAAATATCATCCGGAGGAGGTACGCTATTTTATTCTCTCCAGCCACTATCGTAGCCCACTCAATTACTCCAAGGAACACCTGGACGGAGCCAAGGCGGCGCTCACGCGATTTTATACTGCGTTGCGCGGCCTACCGAAAATGCACGATGAAGGCGAAGACGTGCACGCGGATCGTTTTTTTGCGGCGATGGATGATGATTTCAATACACCGGAAGCCATCGCCGTACTCTTTGACCTTGCTCATGAGATTAATCGGGTTCGCGAGCGTGATCCGGTCAAGGCGGGACAACTGGCGACAACGTTACGCGGACTAGGTGAAATCCTCGGATTGTTACAAGATGATCCAGAGGCTTTCCTTAAGCGCGCTGAGGCAGGGGCGGATCAATCGATACTCGTTGAGATGATCGAGCAACTCATAGTGCAGCGTGATGAGGCGCGCAAGCACAAGGCCTGGGCTGAGTCAGACAGAATCCGCGTGCTGCTCGCGGAGAAGGGGATCGTTCTTGAGGACGCGGCGTCAGGCACTACCTGGCGGCGGAGTTAA
- the gltX gene encoding glutamate--tRNA ligase, whose product MSFYSVKTRFAPSPTGLLHIGNVRTALFNALLAKHHGGIFLLRIEDTDVTRTQRETIDALIEDLGWLGIDWQEGPGKETDMGPYHQSERHSIYDQHMRQLEEQGLVYPCFCTPEALAAAREKQLARRKAPRYLGTCRGLSEAEIAQHLERGLVPTLRFRVPEGETLKFDDLVRGPQTFASNDIGDFIIRRANGAAAFFFTNAVDDALMRVTHVLRGEDHLSNTPRQIMLLDALSLEVPRYGHIALVVRDDGTPLSKRHGSYSVKALRERGYLPMAVNNLLARLGHYYKETPYMNLERLAAGFSLKRLGRAAARFDLAQLDYWQRETVAHAEADDLWTWMGRGVQELVPQRDREPFINTVRANVRFPEHALVWARVIYGDALEVTAAANEVIQQTGSDFFLHSIDVLEKHPRDFQAFVAELQGKSALRGKAFFAPLRAALTGRMDGPELKALFPLMDPKRIRSRFEKGA is encoded by the coding sequence ATGTCGTTTTACTCCGTCAAGACGCGTTTTGCCCCTAGCCCAACCGGGCTGCTTCATATCGGCAATGTCCGTACCGCCTTGTTCAATGCGCTGTTGGCAAAACATCATGGCGGGATATTTCTTCTTCGCATTGAGGACACGGATGTTACGCGAACCCAGCGTGAAACGATCGATGCGCTGATTGAGGATCTTGGCTGGCTTGGCATCGATTGGCAGGAAGGGCCGGGAAAAGAGACCGATATGGGCCCCTATCACCAGTCGGAACGCCATTCCATTTATGATCAGCACATGCGGCAACTCGAGGAGCAGGGCCTGGTGTACCCGTGCTTTTGTACTCCCGAGGCGCTTGCCGCTGCACGTGAGAAACAATTGGCTCGGCGTAAGGCCCCGCGGTATTTGGGTACCTGCAGGGGTCTAAGCGAGGCCGAGATCGCCCAGCACCTGGAGCGGGGGCTTGTGCCCACCCTGAGGTTTCGGGTTCCCGAGGGTGAGACACTCAAATTTGATGATCTAGTCCGAGGACCACAAACCTTTGCTAGTAATGATATTGGTGACTTTATCATCCGCCGAGCCAACGGGGCTGCGGCATTTTTCTTCACCAACGCCGTTGACGATGCGTTGATGCGGGTAACCCATGTGTTGCGGGGCGAGGATCATTTGAGCAACACACCGCGTCAGATCATGCTGCTAGACGCGCTCAGTCTCGAAGTGCCCCGTTATGGACACATAGCACTGGTAGTGAGGGATGACGGCACGCCCCTTAGCAAGCGTCATGGCAGTTACAGTGTCAAGGCCTTACGTGAACGGGGATATCTGCCGATGGCCGTCAACAATCTCTTGGCTCGATTGGGTCATTATTATAAGGAGACGCCTTATATGAACCTGGAGCGGCTCGCCGCAGGTTTCTCACTCAAGCGGCTTGGCCGAGCGGCTGCCCGCTTTGATCTGGCCCAGTTAGATTATTGGCAGCGTGAGACCGTTGCGCACGCAGAGGCCGATGATCTCTGGACATGGATGGGCCGAGGTGTACAAGAACTGGTGCCCCAGCGTGACCGAGAACCATTTATTAATACGGTACGTGCCAATGTGCGGTTTCCAGAACACGCATTGGTGTGGGCTCGTGTTATCTATGGGGATGCGTTGGAGGTCACGGCTGCCGCCAATGAGGTGATCCAGCAGACGGGCAGCGATTTTTTTCTTCATTCAATCGATGTGCTTGAAAAGCATCCCCGCGACTTCCAGGCGTTCGTAGCTGAGTTGCAGGGGAAGTCTGCGCTCCGCGGTAAGGCGTTCTTTGCGCCGCTTCGTGCAGCTTTGACCGGGCGGATGGATGGACCTGAACTCAAGGCGCTTTTCCCGCTGATGGATCCTAAGCGCATACGATCTCGTTTTGAAAAGGGCGCCTGA
- a CDS encoding peptidylprolyl isomerase, with the protein MPRLKTKFTTNWGTIIIELDEEKAPVTVDNFAGYVIRGHYDGTIFHRAIDGFMIQGGGMSADMKPKPTEAPIVSEANNGLSNLTYTVAMARLPDPHSATAQFFINVANNTFLDYRKSTTDGWGYCVFGKIVAGMDVVNKIKNVETTTRAGHQDVPVEGVIIEKAELLQD; encoded by the coding sequence ATGCCGCGCCTGAAGACAAAGTTCACCACCAACTGGGGCACGATCATTATCGAGCTTGACGAAGAGAAAGCGCCCGTCACGGTTGATAATTTTGCCGGCTATGTAATCCGTGGCCACTATGACGGTACGATTTTCCACCGCGCCATTGATGGCTTCATGATCCAAGGAGGCGGTATGAGCGCTGATATGAAGCCGAAGCCAACCGAAGCGCCAATTGTGAGTGAAGCAAATAATGGCCTCAGTAATCTCACCTACACGGTTGCCATGGCACGTCTACCGGATCCGCATTCCGCTACGGCACAGTTCTTCATCAATGTTGCCAACAATACCTTTCTAGACTATCGTAAGTCGACAACGGACGGCTGGGGCTATTGCGTATTCGGCAAAATCGTGGCGGGCATGGATGTAGTAAACAAAATCAAGAATGTGGAGACGACCACGCGTGCCGGCCATCAAGACGTGCCAGTGGAAGGCGTGATCATCGAGAAAGCTGAACTGCTACAAGATTAA
- the ampE gene encoding regulatory signaling modulator protein AmpE, whose protein sequence is MTLIMILLSLALERFVGTLNELRGLDWFRRYCEWLQNYLARFRPWDGPTGVLVVIAPPVLAVGLIYAWMDNVLGFLDYVFAIVVLLYSLGPKDLNSQIKAYLEVLKEGNKTRAKAIAKEIVAGEAPVSKNVRGQLLIETILVQANNRLFAVLFWFAVLGPVGALLYRLASELTLQPAGQYKGFAGSADDLYDILNWIPARLLALGYAIGGSLVDALDGWQANEEVSLRVNESIIKASGLNALQFSLHQVDVDIEQSTENEAYWITATKGLADRTLIVWLTVLAIMTLVGWMT, encoded by the coding sequence ATGACGTTAATCATGATCTTGCTCAGCCTCGCGCTGGAACGCTTTGTCGGAACACTGAACGAATTACGCGGACTGGACTGGTTCAGGCGATATTGCGAATGGTTGCAGAATTATCTCGCTCGCTTCAGACCATGGGATGGGCCTACAGGAGTCCTCGTTGTGATCGCGCCACCAGTTCTTGCTGTGGGGTTAATCTACGCGTGGATGGACAACGTCTTAGGCTTTTTAGATTACGTCTTTGCCATCGTTGTCCTGCTCTATAGTTTGGGCCCAAAGGACCTGAATTCGCAGATTAAGGCGTATCTCGAGGTGTTAAAGGAGGGTAACAAAACACGTGCCAAGGCCATCGCCAAAGAAATCGTGGCGGGCGAAGCCCCGGTTAGCAAGAACGTTCGCGGGCAGTTGCTTATCGAGACGATTCTGGTACAGGCGAATAATCGGCTGTTTGCCGTGTTATTTTGGTTTGCCGTTCTTGGTCCGGTCGGCGCATTGTTATACCGCCTTGCCTCAGAACTCACATTGCAACCGGCTGGTCAATACAAAGGATTCGCGGGGTCAGCCGACGATCTCTATGACATTTTGAATTGGATTCCTGCCCGTCTACTCGCACTGGGTTATGCGATTGGTGGAAGCTTGGTAGATGCACTCGATGGGTGGCAGGCGAATGAAGAGGTGTCATTGCGCGTAAATGAATCAATAATCAAAGCAAGCGGACTAAATGCCCTGCAATTCAGCCTGCATCAGGTTGATGTAGATATTGAACAAAGTACTGAAAACGAGGCGTATTGGATCACTGCGACCAAGGGCTTGGCGGATCGCACGCTGATTGTGTGGTTGACCGTGCTTGCGATCATGACACTGGTAGGCTGGATGACTTAG
- the ampD gene encoding 1,6-anhydro-N-acetylmuramyl-L-alanine amidase AmpD, whose translation MKLDPESGWLLDVRRVPSPNCDERPAGTEIDLLVIHGISLPPGGFGGPYIDQFFTNTLDLGAHPYFEEIAHIKASAHVLIQRNGILTQYVPFHRRAWHAGDSCFSDRVACNDFSIGIELEGCDDKNYEAAQYEALMPLTKLLMGLWPGITKDRIVGHCDIAPQRKTDPGRTFDWERYLRLL comes from the coding sequence ATGAAACTGGACCCTGAAAGCGGGTGGCTTTTAGATGTGCGTCGTGTGCCGTCACCCAATTGTGACGAGCGTCCAGCTGGCACGGAGATCGATCTGCTGGTAATCCATGGAATTAGCCTGCCGCCCGGGGGATTTGGTGGGCCCTATATCGATCAATTCTTCACGAATACTTTGGATCTCGGTGCCCATCCGTATTTTGAAGAGATCGCGCATATTAAAGCTTCAGCTCATGTATTGATCCAACGAAATGGTATCCTCACCCAGTACGTGCCCTTCCACAGACGGGCGTGGCATGCTGGCGATTCGTGCTTCTCCGACCGTGTAGCCTGCAACGATTTTTCGATAGGCATCGAACTGGAAGGGTGCGATGATAAGAATTATGAAGCGGCTCAATATGAAGCACTGATGCCGCTGACAAAACTATTAATGGGGCTGTGGCCTGGAATAACAAAGGATCGAATCGTAGGTCATTGCGATATTGCACCGCAAAGAAAGACCGATCCGGGTCGCACGTTTGACTGGGAACGTTACTTGCGCCTACTGTAG